The Streptomyces achromogenes genome window below encodes:
- a CDS encoding SMP-30/gluconolactonase/LRE family protein, translated as MTGRYEVAVPAGAALGEGPTWDPAAGRLLWTDILGSRLHTYDPASGRRTVRTTHQHVGAVKPRAGGGLVLNLRDGVGLLDADGGFRWLRHEPVPGRRANDAAVAPDGSLWAGTMRYDEAPGGGTLSRLAGDGSAEVILDDVAVSNGTGWSPDGTLMYYVDSPTRRVDVFDFSADGRASGRRPFVGIEDGAGFPDGLTVDADGCVWVALWDGAAVRRYTPAGVLDRQIDLPCPRVTACAFGGPDLTDLYVTTARVGLDAPHPTAGSLLVIPNAGQGLPQPAFAG; from the coding sequence GTGACCGGGCGGTACGAGGTGGCCGTGCCGGCCGGGGCGGCCCTCGGCGAGGGGCCGACCTGGGACCCGGCCGCCGGCCGGCTGCTCTGGACGGACATCCTGGGCAGCCGTCTGCACACGTACGACCCCGCCTCCGGCCGCCGCACGGTCCGCACGACCCACCAGCACGTGGGCGCGGTCAAGCCCCGGGCGGGGGGCGGCCTGGTCCTCAACCTCCGGGACGGCGTGGGTCTCCTCGACGCGGACGGAGGCTTCCGCTGGCTGCGCCACGAGCCCGTCCCGGGCCGCCGCGCCAACGACGCGGCCGTGGCTCCGGACGGCTCGCTGTGGGCCGGCACCATGCGCTACGACGAGGCCCCCGGCGGCGGCACCCTGTCCCGCCTCGCCGGCGACGGGTCGGCCGAGGTGATCCTCGACGACGTGGCGGTGAGCAACGGAACGGGCTGGAGCCCGGACGGCACGCTCATGTACTACGTCGACTCGCCGACCCGCCGCGTCGACGTCTTCGACTTCTCGGCGGACGGGCGGGCGTCCGGTCGTCGTCCCTTCGTGGGGATCGAGGACGGGGCCGGGTTCCCCGACGGACTCACCGTCGACGCCGACGGCTGCGTGTGGGTGGCGCTGTGGGACGGGGCCGCGGTACGCCGCTACACCCCCGCGGGCGTCCTGGACCGGCAGATCGACCTGCCCTGCCCACGCGTCACCGCCTGCGCCTTCGGCGGCCCGGACCTCACCGACCTGTACGTCACCACGGCCCGCGTGGGCCTGGACGCCCCCCACCCGACGGCGGGCTCCCTCCTGGTGATCCCGAACGCCGGCCAGGGCCTTCCCCAACCGGCCTTCGCCGGCTGA
- a CDS encoding toxin-antitoxin system, toxin component family protein — protein MDVAGARGTAARIASALRRARTGPAMRELTGDLSAALRARTERPRGVRELCRALCEELSERRGGRPVEVRFERFPDEIDVTGLWVEFQDFDLVIVEERAEAVQQLVILGHELWHLHAGHRHHHHGLGTVAAGVLAGRSGWESAALAFAARNGSREDDEAEADDFGHRLAARFRRYLADGPAAAPGTADTAAVQRTLGYRGRRGTLR, from the coding sequence ATGGACGTCGCGGGCGCGCGCGGGACGGCGGCCCGGATCGCCTCGGCGCTGCGGCGCGCGAGGACCGGCCCGGCCATGCGCGAGCTGACCGGCGATCTCTCCGCCGCGCTGCGGGCGCGCACCGAACGGCCCCGAGGGGTACGGGAGTTGTGCCGGGCGCTGTGCGAGGAGCTGTCCGAGCGGCGTGGCGGTCGGCCGGTGGAGGTGCGCTTCGAGCGGTTCCCCGACGAGATCGACGTGACCGGACTCTGGGTGGAGTTCCAGGACTTCGACCTGGTCATCGTCGAGGAACGGGCCGAAGCCGTCCAGCAGTTGGTCATCCTCGGCCATGAACTGTGGCATCTGCACGCCGGGCACCGGCACCACCACCACGGCCTCGGCACGGTCGCCGCGGGCGTCCTGGCGGGCCGTTCCGGCTGGGAGTCCGCCGCCCTGGCCTTCGCCGCCCGCAACGGCTCCCGGGAGGACGACGAGGCCGAGGCCGACGACTTCGGCCACCGGCTCGCGGCCCGCTTCCGGCGCTACCTCGCCGACGGGCCGGCCGCCGCCCCGGGGACCGCGGACACGGCCGCGGTCCAGCGCACCCTCGGCTACCGCGGACGCAGGGGGACGCTGCGGTGA
- the arfA gene encoding arabinosylfuranosidase ArfA, with translation MSTARFTLDPAFTVGEVAPRLFGSFVEHLGRCVYTGLYEPGHPTADAEGLRTDVLDLVRELGVTAVRYPGGNFVSGYKWEDSVGPAAERPHRLDLAWHSTETNRFGLSEYIGFLRKIGPQAEPMMAVNLGTRGVAEALELQEYANHPSGTALSDLRAAHGDKEPFGIRLWCLGNEMDGPWQTGHKTAEEYGRVAAETARAMRQLDPRVELVACGSSSQSMPTFAEWEATVLAETYDLVDYISLHAYYWPEDGDIDSFLASAVDMESFIDNVVATADHVGARLKSKKRINLSFDEWNVWYLREWEEHAKGLEQGDWPQAPRLLEDNYSVTDAVVFGSLLIALLRHADRVTVACLAQLVNVIAPILTEPGGPAWRQTTFFPFAQASRYGRGTVLDVRVDSPTYETRKHGTTDLLHATAVRAEDGTVTVFAVNRGRTDALPLQVALHGLELTSVVEHSVLADADPDARNTLADPERVAPHPAEGTALTDGTLTATLEPLSWNVIRLA, from the coding sequence ATGAGCACCGCCCGCTTCACCCTCGACCCCGCCTTCACCGTCGGCGAGGTCGCCCCCCGCCTCTTCGGCAGCTTCGTGGAACACCTCGGCCGCTGCGTCTACACCGGCCTCTACGAACCCGGCCACCCCACCGCGGACGCCGAGGGCCTGCGCACCGACGTACTGGACCTCGTCCGCGAACTCGGCGTCACCGCCGTCCGCTACCCCGGCGGCAACTTCGTCTCCGGCTACAAGTGGGAGGACTCCGTCGGCCCGGCCGCGGAGCGTCCTCACCGCCTGGACCTGGCCTGGCACTCGACGGAGACGAACCGCTTCGGCCTCTCCGAGTACATCGGCTTCCTCCGCAAGATCGGCCCGCAGGCGGAGCCGATGATGGCGGTCAACCTCGGCACGCGCGGCGTCGCCGAGGCCCTGGAGCTCCAGGAGTACGCCAACCACCCCTCCGGCACGGCCCTCTCCGACCTCCGCGCCGCCCACGGCGACAAGGAGCCGTTCGGGATCAGGCTGTGGTGCCTGGGCAACGAGATGGATGGCCCCTGGCAGACCGGCCACAAGACGGCCGAGGAGTACGGCCGCGTCGCCGCCGAGACCGCCCGCGCCATGCGCCAGCTGGACCCGCGCGTCGAACTCGTCGCCTGCGGCTCCTCCAGCCAGTCCATGCCGACGTTCGCCGAGTGGGAGGCGACGGTCCTCGCCGAGACGTACGACCTCGTCGACTACATCTCGCTGCACGCCTACTACTGGCCCGAGGACGGCGACATCGACTCCTTCCTCGCCTCCGCCGTCGACATGGAGTCCTTCATCGACAACGTCGTGGCGACCGCCGACCACGTCGGCGCGCGGCTCAAGTCGAAGAAGCGGATCAACCTCTCCTTCGACGAGTGGAACGTCTGGTATCTGCGCGAGTGGGAGGAGCACGCGAAGGGCCTCGAGCAGGGGGACTGGCCGCAGGCCCCGCGCCTGCTGGAGGACAACTACAGCGTCACCGACGCCGTCGTCTTCGGCTCGCTCCTCATCGCGCTGCTGCGGCACGCCGACCGGGTGACGGTCGCCTGCCTCGCCCAGCTCGTCAACGTCATCGCGCCGATCCTCACCGAGCCGGGCGGCCCGGCCTGGCGGCAGACGACGTTCTTTCCGTTCGCGCAGGCGTCCCGGTACGGCCGCGGCACCGTCCTCGACGTGCGGGTGGACTCGCCGACGTACGAGACGCGCAAGCACGGCACGACGGACCTGCTGCACGCCACCGCGGTCCGCGCGGAGGACGGCACGGTCACCGTCTTCGCCGTCAACCGCGGTCGCACCGACGCGCTGCCGCTCCAGGTCGCCCTGCACGGGCTGGAGCTGACCTCGGTCGTTGAGCACAGCGTGCTCGCGGACGCCGACCCGGACGCCCGCAACACCCTCGCCGACCCCGAGCGGGTCGCCCCGCACCCGGCCGAGGGCACCGCGCTGACGGACGGCACACTGACGGCGACGCTGGAGCCGCTGTCGTGGAACGTGATCCGGCTGGCGTAG
- a CDS encoding MAB_1171c family putative transporter produces MNDGLYISFWLPTVVLGAALAIKLPSIVKLWRDPLLRAVGGLLVFGCAVFVFAAPKTIAWTNRVTGVPNIAAPWVYSLLTALSASWLLLIIAWRNGRTERSAQTRRTTRLVVCVYAAVVVALWVLFALADVPVERIRDLDTYYANTPFMREEILLYLVAHTVACSVTARLVWNWSRTDGLDAWLRWGLRFLGAGYVTNLLFSAAKLTAVGARWTGHDLDWLNTGIAPSAACVAATLVAIGFIVPHAGQYLQERWRVRRRHRSLQPLSRLMRTVAGGREPFDLRATPELRLIRRETFIRDALLPLARRLDDDLRARAYDAAVALGVERGRAQALAAAVALLDVVEARERARQPRPTAPEAARSPRSDAGAEAVSPAPAATPGPLPAAAPGPLTAATPAPGPVAATPAPPSAASPAPLASPASSASAAPPASAPSSSGPDTTYLLREIQAVSQALRHPDDIQAVRALAAAPAESTSTHD; encoded by the coding sequence GTGAACGACGGGCTGTACATCTCCTTCTGGCTGCCCACGGTGGTGCTGGGCGCGGCCCTCGCCATCAAGCTGCCCAGCATCGTCAAGCTCTGGCGGGACCCGCTGCTGCGCGCGGTCGGCGGCCTGCTCGTCTTCGGCTGCGCGGTGTTCGTCTTCGCGGCCCCGAAGACCATCGCCTGGACCAACCGGGTCACCGGCGTGCCGAACATCGCCGCGCCCTGGGTGTACTCGCTGCTCACGGCGCTGTCCGCGTCCTGGCTGCTGCTCATCATCGCCTGGCGCAACGGCCGTACCGAGCGCTCGGCCCAGACCCGGCGGACGACCCGCCTGGTGGTCTGCGTCTACGCGGCGGTGGTGGTGGCGCTGTGGGTGCTGTTCGCGCTCGCCGACGTCCCCGTGGAGCGGATCCGGGACCTGGACACGTACTACGCCAACACGCCCTTCATGCGCGAGGAGATCCTGCTCTACCTGGTCGCGCACACCGTGGCCTGCTCGGTCACGGCCCGCCTGGTGTGGAACTGGAGCCGCACCGACGGCCTCGACGCGTGGCTGCGCTGGGGACTGCGCTTCCTGGGGGCCGGCTATGTGACGAACCTGCTGTTCAGCGCGGCCAAACTGACGGCGGTCGGCGCGCGTTGGACCGGGCACGACCTGGACTGGCTGAACACCGGCATCGCGCCGTCGGCCGCCTGCGTCGCCGCCACGCTCGTCGCGATCGGCTTCATCGTGCCGCACGCCGGCCAGTACCTCCAGGAGCGGTGGCGGGTGCGCCGCCGCCACCGGAGCCTGCAGCCGCTGTCCCGGCTGATGCGGACCGTCGCCGGCGGCCGCGAGCCCTTCGACCTGCGCGCCACCCCGGAACTGCGGCTGATCCGCCGCGAGACGTTCATCCGCGACGCCCTCCTCCCGCTGGCCCGCCGCCTGGACGACGATCTTCGCGCCCGGGCCTACGACGCGGCCGTCGCCCTCGGCGTCGAACGCGGCCGGGCCCAGGCCCTGGCGGCCGCGGTGGCGCTGCTGGACGTCGTGGAGGCGCGGGAGCGGGCCCGGCAGCCCCGCCCGACGGCCCCCGAGGCGGCGCGGTCCCCGCGGAGCGACGCCGGGGCCGAGGCCGTGTCCCCGGCTCCCGCCGCGACCCCGGGTCCCCTCCCGGCGGCTGCCCCGGGGCCCCTCACGGCCGCCACGCCGGCACCGGGGCCCGTGGCCGCAACCCCGGCTCCCCCCTCTGCCGCCTCCCCGGCTCCCCTCGCTTCGCCTGCCTCTTCCGCGTCCGCCGCACCCCCCGCCTCCGCTCCTTCCTCCTCCGGCCCGGACACCACGTATCTCCTGCGGGAGATCCAGGCCGTGTCCCAGGCCCTGCGCCACCCCGACGACATCCAGGCGGTCCGCGCCCTCGCGGCCGCCCCGGCAGAGAGCACTTCCACGCATGACTGA
- a CDS encoding ATP-grasp domain-containing protein: protein MARIALVTYDPRPEPSKDADFPVLLSALREAGVEADGVFWDDADVDWAAYDLVVIRSTWDYSWRADEFAAWTRKVEAVTRLANPADVVRWNADKRYLGELAAAGVPTVPTRYVAPGEPAGLPEGGEYVIKPASGAGARYAARYTPDGHGTAVRHLARMHAEGLTAMVQPYVRGIDAGGERALQFFGGRLLHASRKRAVLAPGTAFDADKVAHPGLEPWTPSPAELAVAERALAAVPDAPELLYARVDLVDGDDGEPRVMELELVEPNLFLFLHPQSLPHVVAGIRTAAAAAAATVAPAQAAAPAPAPDGARNPGAVNP from the coding sequence GTGGCCCGTATCGCGCTCGTCACCTACGACCCCCGGCCGGAGCCGAGCAAGGACGCCGACTTCCCGGTGCTGCTGAGCGCGCTGCGCGAGGCCGGCGTGGAGGCCGACGGCGTCTTCTGGGACGACGCGGACGTGGACTGGGCCGCGTACGACCTCGTCGTCATCCGCTCCACCTGGGACTACAGCTGGCGCGCGGACGAGTTCGCGGCCTGGACGCGGAAGGTCGAGGCCGTCACCCGGCTGGCCAACCCGGCCGACGTGGTCCGCTGGAACGCCGACAAGCGGTATCTGGGGGAGCTGGCGGCGGCCGGGGTGCCGACCGTGCCGACGCGCTACGTCGCGCCCGGCGAGCCTGCCGGGCTGCCCGAGGGCGGCGAGTACGTGATCAAGCCCGCCTCCGGGGCCGGCGCGCGCTACGCCGCCCGCTACACACCCGACGGCCACGGGACGGCCGTCCGCCACCTCGCGCGGATGCACGCCGAGGGGCTGACGGCGATGGTGCAGCCGTATGTGCGCGGCATCGACGCCGGCGGGGAGCGCGCCCTGCAGTTCTTCGGCGGCCGCCTCCTGCACGCCAGCCGCAAGCGTGCCGTCCTCGCCCCCGGCACCGCCTTCGACGCGGACAAGGTCGCCCACCCCGGTCTGGAGCCCTGGACGCCGTCCCCGGCCGAGCTGGCCGTCGCCGAGCGCGCCCTGGCCGCCGTACCGGACGCGCCCGAACTGCTCTACGCCCGGGTCGACCTGGTGGACGGCGACGACGGGGAGCCGCGGGTGATGGAGCTGGAACTGGTCGAGCCGAACCTCTTCCTGTTCCTGCACCCGCAGTCCCTGCCGCACGTCGTCGCAGGCATCCGGACGGCGGCCGCGGCCGCAGCCGCGACGGTGGCTCCTGCTCAGGCCGCGGCTCCTGCTCCTGCTCCGGACGGCGCGCGGAATCCGGGAGCCGTCAATCCCTGA
- a CDS encoding IclR family transcriptional regulator — translation MGRLVPAVTRALDILELFLDGDGSLSAPDIVRKLQLPRTTVHELVTTLSARAYIVPVPGQPGRYRLGVRPYQLGSRYAEQLDLAAEGQQVARTVAETCDETVHVAILEGADVIYIAKVDSTHAVRMVSAAGRRLPAHCTSVGKMLLASLPEQELTARIPDDADLVRMTPNSITEPKALRAALAEIRERGVAVENRESNPDVSCVAAPVRDRTGQVVAALSISVPMIRWSEERRAGLEALALKGAGELSELLGYRSAV, via the coding sequence GTGGGACGCCTTGTACCTGCCGTGACCCGAGCTCTCGACATCCTCGAGCTCTTCCTCGACGGGGACGGTTCGCTCTCCGCCCCCGACATCGTGCGCAAGCTCCAGCTTCCGCGCACCACCGTGCACGAACTTGTGACCACCCTCTCCGCCCGGGCGTACATCGTGCCCGTCCCCGGACAACCCGGACGGTACCGCCTCGGGGTGCGTCCCTACCAGCTCGGCAGCCGCTATGCCGAGCAGCTGGACCTCGCCGCCGAGGGTCAGCAGGTCGCCCGCACCGTCGCCGAAACGTGTGACGAGACGGTGCACGTGGCGATCCTGGAGGGGGCCGACGTCATCTACATCGCGAAGGTCGACTCCACGCACGCGGTCCGGATGGTGTCGGCCGCGGGCCGCCGCCTGCCCGCCCACTGCACCTCCGTCGGCAAGATGCTGCTGGCCTCGCTCCCCGAGCAGGAGCTCACGGCGCGCATCCCCGACGACGCGGACCTCGTGCGGATGACCCCGAACAGCATCACCGAGCCGAAGGCGCTGCGGGCGGCCCTGGCCGAGATCCGGGAGCGGGGCGTCGCGGTCGAGAACCGCGAGTCCAACCCGGACGTCAGCTGCGTGGCCGCCCCGGTGCGCGACCGGACGGGGCAGGTCGTCGCGGCCCTTTCCATCTCCGTCCCCATGATCCGCTGGAGCGAGGAGCGCCGCGCGGGTCTGGAGGCGCTCGCCCTGAAGGGAGCCGGCGAGCTGTCCGAGCTGCTCGGCTACCGGAGCGCGGTGTGA
- a CDS encoding protein kinase domain-containing protein: MPDEAFADVLLAELNGRTTPEGRRRLVETVDESVMTAATVAILREILDHITDYDFERTDNSKFSEACRAARRRLLDEPDGPTAPVIGFVSLISLNVTLLTRRFESPDAEKQRLADLYAESLFPAPAIGRAIELVYGPLGHPAISPDEAAFWSLVDFSSLRYHKAGTTSFILRGMKRVPDNEAGSRSPLAVKCVLFPWNKLAAISRATDQYAQRYGDQSVSQQVVKPTASSGQWVLMPFQEGRTLGEILAEFEAGSPIMAARIAMAEDVAHKITTALHELACRTPVVDADPQRQHLDLSPNNVIIDPQGNAKLIDLGINHLYSRQVGIAEHDDAVYVAPEIKNSKKASKTADVYSLGIILMQILAGAPPRDGRTPEIIWSTSPNLGRLLEDLIEERPECRLLAVPHAQGLAYDVLRRRLAFCFELVHQEPVAEEKSFKHLASRMAPTSREFSTQFEQWRQWRDESAFRGPHDRYLLFFTALSSLAWWFIVSKTALATAGDIAVGEADGLPTGSELYAKVIALSQGLVAAKFYQTVLARVTTRGIPGLRARCTEIAMRSMALVAVPTTVLSTFSPDWYWVWPWTCTGGAVAVALSNWATWSTANDLLQKSEDFLSTTPDASRRFARGYEQWWWTMLLYAVIIATIGAGVQTGRLKDTPAYVFILVVITVGVHYGTKCVAAGPAVCGSIARAFSAGQRLEILRRRGIN; encoded by the coding sequence ATGCCGGACGAAGCCTTTGCTGATGTGCTGCTGGCGGAACTGAATGGCCGCACAACGCCAGAAGGTAGGCGCCGCCTCGTGGAAACCGTCGACGAGTCGGTGATGACGGCCGCGACTGTGGCCATCCTCCGAGAAATTCTGGACCACATCACCGACTACGATTTCGAGAGAACGGACAACAGCAAATTCTCCGAAGCCTGCCGTGCGGCGCGCCGACGCCTGTTGGACGAACCGGACGGGCCTACGGCACCTGTCATCGGGTTCGTCTCACTGATCAGCCTCAACGTGACTCTCCTGACCCGGCGTTTCGAGTCACCCGATGCCGAGAAGCAGCGCCTCGCCGATCTCTATGCCGAGTCGTTGTTCCCCGCCCCGGCGATCGGCCGGGCGATCGAGCTGGTCTACGGCCCTCTCGGGCATCCGGCCATCAGCCCCGATGAAGCGGCCTTCTGGTCGCTCGTGGACTTTTCGAGCCTGCGTTACCACAAGGCAGGGACCACTTCGTTCATTCTGCGAGGCATGAAACGGGTTCCGGACAACGAAGCGGGTTCCCGCAGCCCGTTGGCCGTCAAGTGCGTCCTGTTTCCCTGGAACAAGCTGGCCGCCATTTCCCGGGCAACCGACCAGTACGCCCAGCGCTACGGCGACCAATCCGTTTCACAGCAAGTGGTCAAACCCACGGCCTCCTCCGGGCAGTGGGTGCTGATGCCCTTCCAGGAGGGAAGGACCCTCGGAGAGATCCTCGCCGAGTTCGAGGCAGGGTCTCCGATCATGGCCGCCAGGATCGCCATGGCGGAGGACGTGGCGCACAAAATCACCACGGCCCTGCACGAACTCGCCTGCCGGACGCCTGTCGTCGACGCAGATCCCCAGCGCCAGCATCTCGACTTGTCGCCCAACAACGTCATCATCGACCCACAGGGCAACGCGAAGCTCATCGACCTGGGCATCAATCACCTTTACAGCCGGCAAGTAGGAATCGCCGAACACGACGACGCCGTTTACGTCGCTCCCGAGATCAAAAACAGCAAGAAGGCATCGAAGACCGCCGACGTCTACTCCCTCGGCATCATCCTCATGCAGATCCTGGCCGGCGCACCACCGCGTGACGGGCGGACACCAGAGATCATCTGGTCCACCAGCCCCAATCTGGGGCGTCTGCTGGAGGATCTGATAGAAGAACGTCCCGAGTGTCGGCTGCTCGCCGTGCCCCACGCACAGGGCCTTGCCTATGACGTCCTCCGCCGGCGGCTGGCCTTCTGTTTCGAACTCGTCCATCAGGAACCGGTGGCTGAGGAGAAATCCTTCAAGCACCTGGCATCCCGTATGGCTCCCACCTCACGCGAGTTCTCCACCCAGTTCGAGCAGTGGCGACAGTGGCGTGACGAATCCGCGTTCCGGGGGCCCCATGACAGATACCTGCTGTTCTTCACGGCGCTGTCCTCACTGGCGTGGTGGTTCATCGTGTCCAAGACCGCCTTGGCCACCGCGGGGGACATCGCCGTCGGTGAGGCGGACGGGTTACCCACCGGGTCCGAGCTCTACGCCAAAGTCATCGCCCTGTCCCAAGGGCTGGTGGCGGCCAAGTTCTACCAGACGGTCCTTGCCCGGGTGACGACGCGTGGGATACCGGGTCTTCGCGCCCGCTGTACCGAGATCGCGATGCGCTCCATGGCTTTGGTGGCGGTTCCGACGACCGTGCTCTCCACTTTCAGCCCCGATTGGTACTGGGTGTGGCCCTGGACCTGTACGGGAGGTGCCGTGGCTGTCGCGCTGAGCAATTGGGCCACTTGGTCGACAGCGAATGATCTCCTGCAGAAGTCCGAGGACTTCCTGTCGACCACACCTGACGCGAGCCGTCGCTTCGCTCGTGGTTATGAGCAGTGGTGGTGGACGATGTTGCTCTACGCCGTGATCATCGCCACGATCGGTGCCGGAGTCCAGACGGGACGGCTAAAGGATACGCCCGCGTACGTGTTCATCCTGGTCGTGATCACCGTCGGGGTGCACTACGGAACCAAGTGTGTGGCCGCCGGCCCAGCAGTCTGCGGCAGTATCGCACGTGCCTTCTCAGCCGGACAGCGACTGGAAATTCTCCGCCGCCGGGGCATCAACTAG
- a CDS encoding RrF2 family transcriptional regulator, whose translation MRISARADYAVRAVLELAVRQGGDPVKAEAIAAEQDIPHKFLEGILGDLRRGGIVDSRRGGGGGYRLARDPAAITVADVIRAVDGPIVSVRGERPTGLSYTGTAQPLLPLWIALRANVRRILEGVTIADIAADALPAPVKELAAEPAAWENP comes from the coding sequence ATGAGGATCTCGGCAAGAGCGGACTACGCGGTGCGGGCGGTGCTGGAGCTCGCCGTGCGGCAGGGCGGCGACCCGGTGAAGGCGGAGGCGATCGCCGCCGAGCAGGACATCCCGCACAAGTTCCTCGAGGGGATCCTCGGCGACCTGCGGCGCGGCGGCATCGTCGACAGCCGGCGCGGCGGCGGCGGAGGCTACCGGCTGGCCCGCGACCCGGCGGCGATCACCGTCGCGGACGTCATCCGGGCGGTGGACGGCCCGATCGTGTCCGTGCGCGGCGAACGCCCGACGGGACTGTCGTACACGGGGACCGCGCAGCCCCTGCTGCCGCTGTGGATCGCGCTGCGGGCCAACGTGCGCCGCATCCTGGAGGGCGTCACGATCGCCGACATCGCCGCCGACGCGCTGCCGGCCCCGGTGAAGGAGCTGGCGGCTGAACCGGCGGCCTGGGAGAACCCGTGA
- a CDS encoding NAD(P)/FAD-dependent oxidoreductase yields MLAARALTGLADRVVVIERDVLPDGPAPRKGLPQARHAHMLWSGGVRAVEDLLPDVTGALRAAGARRSPVTTDMVVLGPRGWFRRWPESHHVILAGRDLLDATVRARVLADERVELCSGAEALGLVGDAGAVTGVRVRVGGAERVVGAGLVVDASGRGSRAAGWLAELGLPAAKRREVDSGLAYASRLYLAPEPARSGYPIVNVQPDPRDAGPGRAGFLLPIEDGRWIVTLNGTRGGEPSHDGDDFVRFAREELRHPVIGELLEQAEPLSDVAYTRSTVNRRHFYERMPAWPDNFVVLGDALAAYNPLYGHGLAVAAQSAVLLRDTVRRHGWGAAGLSRRAQKAVARPVATAWDLAVGQDVFYPGATETGPTRRDRLVAAYVGRLMLTATGNGRMARRVTDVTSLERGPQVLLSPSTLAAAVVGPLRPPLPGPPLTVDERQRAGLR; encoded by the coding sequence ATGCTCGCGGCACGCGCCCTGACCGGCCTCGCCGACCGGGTCGTCGTCATCGAGCGGGACGTGCTGCCCGACGGCCCCGCACCTCGCAAGGGGCTGCCCCAGGCACGTCACGCCCACATGCTGTGGTCGGGCGGGGTGCGGGCGGTGGAGGACCTGCTGCCGGACGTCACCGGTGCGCTCCGGGCGGCCGGGGCGCGCCGCTCGCCGGTCACGACGGACATGGTGGTCCTCGGCCCGCGCGGCTGGTTCCGCCGCTGGCCCGAGTCGCACCACGTGATCCTGGCCGGCCGCGACCTCCTGGACGCGACGGTCCGGGCCCGGGTGCTGGCCGACGAGCGGGTCGAGCTGTGCTCGGGGGCCGAGGCCCTGGGCCTGGTGGGGGACGCGGGCGCGGTCACCGGCGTGCGGGTGCGGGTGGGCGGCGCGGAGCGGGTCGTCGGGGCTGGCCTGGTCGTCGACGCGAGCGGGCGCGGGTCGCGGGCGGCGGGCTGGCTGGCGGAGCTCGGGCTGCCCGCCGCAAAACGGCGCGAGGTGGACTCCGGACTCGCCTACGCCAGCCGGCTGTACCTCGCGCCCGAACCGGCCCGGTCCGGGTACCCGATCGTCAACGTGCAGCCCGACCCGCGGGACGCCGGCCCCGGCCGCGCCGGGTTCCTGCTGCCCATCGAGGACGGCCGCTGGATCGTCACCCTCAACGGCACCCGAGGTGGCGAACCCTCCCACGACGGCGACGACTTCGTGCGCTTCGCCCGCGAGGAACTGCGCCACCCCGTCATCGGGGAACTCCTCGAACAGGCCGAGCCGCTGTCCGACGTGGCGTACACCCGGTCCACCGTCAATCGCCGGCACTTCTACGAGCGGATGCCGGCCTGGCCCGACAACTTCGTCGTGCTCGGCGACGCCCTCGCCGCGTACAACCCGCTCTACGGGCACGGCCTCGCGGTAGCCGCCCAGAGCGCGGTGCTCCTGCGCGACACCGTCCGGCGGCACGGGTGGGGTGCGGCGGGGCTGTCCCGGCGCGCGCAGAAGGCGGTGGCCCGGCCCGTCGCGACCGCGTGGGACCTCGCCGTCGGCCAGGACGTGTTCTACCCCGGCGCGACCGAGACCGGCCCCACCCGGCGGGACCGGCTCGTGGCCGCGTACGTCGGCCGCCTGATGCTCACCGCCACCGGCAACGGCCGCATGGCCCGCCGGGTGACGGACGTGACGTCCCTGGAACGCGGCCCGCAGGTACTGCTGAGCCCCTCCACGCTGGCGGCGGCCGTCGTCGGGCCCCTCCGGCCGCCCCTGCCCGGCCCCCCGCTGACGGTGGACGAACGGCAGCGGGCGGGCCTGCGGTAG
- a CDS encoding DUF4360 domain-containing protein, translated as MASGLLLGGAVAALITAAVPAHNSSPVFDNPPPDKIVIDVATVNGSGCPAGTAAVAVSEDNTAFTVTYSDYLAQVGGGSNPTAFRKNCQLNLVVHVPSGFTYAIAKADYRGYASLQSGASAVQRASYYFQGSSQTVFKNHNFSGSYNDNWQATDTTDWAQLVWAPCGVQRNFNINTELRVNAGSSSPSKVSFMTMDSTDGDLSTVYHMAWQQCPAK; from the coding sequence ATGGCAAGTGGGCTGCTTCTGGGCGGCGCTGTCGCCGCTCTGATCACCGCGGCGGTTCCCGCGCACAACTCGTCCCCCGTGTTCGACAACCCGCCGCCGGACAAGATCGTCATCGACGTCGCCACGGTGAACGGCTCCGGCTGTCCCGCGGGCACGGCCGCCGTCGCCGTGTCCGAGGACAACACCGCCTTCACCGTGACCTACAGCGACTACCTGGCCCAGGTCGGCGGGGGCTCCAACCCCACGGCCTTCCGCAAGAACTGCCAGCTCAACCTGGTCGTCCACGTCCCCTCGGGCTTCACGTACGCGATCGCCAAGGCGGACTACCGCGGCTACGCCTCACTCCAGTCCGGCGCGAGCGCCGTGCAGCGGGCCTCGTACTACTTCCAGGGGTCGTCGCAGACGGTGTTCAAGAACCACAACTTCTCCGGCTCCTACAACGACAACTGGCAGGCCACCGACACCACCGACTGGGCCCAACTGGTCTGGGCCCCCTGCGGAGTCCAGCGCAACTTCAACATCAACACCGAACTCCGCGTCAACGCCGGCTCGTCCTCGCCGAGCAAGGTCAGCTTCATGACGATGGACTCGACCGACGGCGACCTCAGCACCGTCTACCACATGGCCTGGCAGCAGTGCCCGGCGAAGTGA